A region of Sugiyamaella lignohabitans strain CBS 10342 chromosome A, complete sequence DNA encodes the following proteins:
- the SRB4 gene encoding Srb4p (Subunit of the RNA polymerase II mediator complex; associates with core polymerase subunits to form the RNA polymerase II holoenzyme; required for basal RNA polymerase II transcription; homozygosity of the human MED17 L371P mutation is associated with infantile cerebral and cerebellar atrophy with poor myelination; GO_component: GO:0070847 - core mediator complex [Evidence IDA] [PMID 9891034]; GO_component: GO:0016592 - mediator complex [Evidence IEA]; GO_component: GO:0005634 - nucleus [Evidence IEA,IEA]; GO_function: GO:0001104 - RNA polymerase II transcription cofactor activity [Evidence IEA]; GO_function: GO:0033613 - activating transcription factor binding [Evidence IDA] [PMID 9660972]; GO_function: GO:0001139 - core RNA polymerase II recruiting transcription factor activity [Evidence IMP] [PMID 19805365]; GO_function: GO:0001139 - core RNA polymerase II recruiting transcription factor activity [Evidence IPI] [PMID 21415355]; GO_function: GO:0005198 - structural molecule activity [Evidence IMP] [PMID 16962561]; GO_process: GO:0045944 - positive regulation of transcription from RNA polymerase II promoter [Evidence IDA] [PMID 8187178]; GO_process: GO:0006357 - regulation of transcription from RNA polymerase II promoter [Evidence IEA]; GO_process: GO:0006355 - regulation of transcription, DNA-templated [Evidence IEA]; GO_process: GO:0006367 - transcription initiation from RNA polymerase II promoter [Evidence IMP] [PMID 16263706]; GO_process: GO:0006351 - transcription, DNA-templated [Evidence IEA]), which yields MEMDVDEEEQESPNEESKDQNASKDADPTAIAKESTETETKEEEGTGDADAVETAAVGPMSSKDFEQARIELVQLIRTAQNESALSLDFVSLLLSCLRPAAGTTSMSPHLKQHVAVGSLGADALWIQPQEEDPIVGAGWKVQSLGEASKQLKNAASRLRGEVVKEKKYWDAVMKTVVNDGEVMFKIRRGDARGLGLKYGFGDSGSEYRDKGLAMVRRKPDGELSFRFDRTKQRKAVRVVLYDITSGEKVPIGTSTPASLLVEDRVENEIKNARMILFEEELFFEMVQEARLLSSYKITVSDNVISVNLFDELLEIEYADLSHTHPAEGLPQLKADLICNALHILLSYSHKRRLEKRRAVPAPLTKT from the coding sequence atggaaatggacGTCGACGAAGAGGAGCAAGAGTCGCCGAACGAAGAATCCAAGGACCAGAATGCGTCAAAGGACGCGGATCCAACTGCAATTGCAAAAGaatcaacagaaacagaaacaaaagaagaagaaggaacaggagatgctgatgctgttgaaacagcagcagtaggCCCGATGTCGAGTAAAGATTTTGAACAGGCGCGGATCGAGCTGGTTCAGCTGATCCGGACGGCTCAGAACGAGTCGGCGCTATCGCTGGATTTCGTGTCTCTGTTGTTATCGTGTTTAcgaccagcagctggtaCCACGTCCATGTCTCCTCATTTGAAACAGCATGTGGCTGTAGGGTCGCTAGGAGCAGATGCTCTATGGATCCAGCCTCAGGAAGAAGATCCCATAGTAGGAGCAGGCTGGAAAGTCCAGTCTCTAGGAGAAGCATCCAAACAACTCAAGAACGCCGCTTCACGATTGCGAGGAGAAGTTgttaaagaaaagaaatacTGGGACGCTGTAATGAAGACAGTCGTCAATGACGGTGAAGTGATGTTCAAAATCCGTCGTGGAGATGCTCGAGGATTGGGATTGAAATACGGGTTTGGCGACTCGGGGTCGGAATACAGAGATAAAGGGCTTGCGATGGTTCGTCGTAAACCAGACGGTGAACTATCGTTTCGATTTGACCGCACAAAACAGAGAAAAGCGGTTCGTGTGGTGTTATATGACATTACATCTGGCGAGAAAGTGCCTATTGGCACGTCCACACCCGCCAGTCTGTTAGTAGAAGACCGAGTCGAGAACGAGATTAAGAATGCACGAATGATCCtgtttgaagaagaactgtTTTTCGAGATGGTGCAAGAAGCACGACTGCTATCGTCGTACAAAATCACTGTTTCCGACAATGTCATCTCGGTCAACCTGTTCGACGAACTCCTCGAAATCGAGTACGCCGACCTCTCCCACACCCATCCGGCCGAAGGTCTCCCCCAACTCAAAGCCGACCTCATCTGCAACGCTCTCCATATCCTCCTCTCCTACTCCCACAAACGGCGACTCGAAAAACGCCGTGCTGTGCCGGCCCCCCTCACCAAAACGTAA
- the CWC2 gene encoding Cwc2p (Member of the NineTeen Complex (NTC); this complex contains Prp19p and stabilizes U6 snRNA in catalytic forms of the spliceosome containing U2, U5, and U6 snRNAs; binds directly to U6 snRNA; similar to S. pombe Cwf2; GO_component: GO:0000974 - Prp19 complex [Evidence IPI] [PMID 12088152]; GO_component: GO:0071006 - U2-type catalytic step 1 spliceosome [Evidence IDA] [PMID 19435883]; GO_component: GO:0071007 - U2-type catalytic step 2 spliceosome [Evidence IDA] [PMID 19435883]; GO_component: GO:0005634 - nucleus [Evidence IEA,IEA]; GO_component: GO:0005681 - spliceosomal complex [Evidence IEA]; GO_function: GO:0003723 - RNA binding [Evidence IEA]; GO_function: GO:0017070 - U6 snRNA binding [Evidence IDA] [PMID 19435883]; GO_function: GO:0000384 - first spliceosomal transesterification activity [Evidence IC] [PMID 19435883]; GO_function: GO:0046872 - metal ion binding [Evidence IEA,IEA]; GO_function: GO:0003676 - nucleic acid binding [Evidence IEA]; GO_function: GO:0000166 - nucleotide binding [Evidence IEA]; GO_function: GO:0036002 - pre-mRNA binding [Evidence IDA] [PMID 19435883]; GO_function: GO:0000386 - second spliceosomal transesterification activity [Evidence IC] [PMID 19435883]; GO_process: GO:0008380 - RNA splicing [Evidence IEA]; GO_process: GO:0007049 - cell cycle [Evidence IEA]; GO_process: GO:0045292 - mRNA cis splicing, via spliceosome [Evidence IMP] [PMID 19435883]; GO_process: GO:0006397 - mRNA processing [Evidence IEA]; GO_process: GO:0000398 - mRNA splicing, via spliceosome [Evidence IMP] [PMID 12088152]; GO_process: GO:0000387 - spliceosomal snRNP assembly [Evidence IDA] [PMID 19435883]) — translation MDCFGRDKFSDYRDDMGGVGSFLRQNRTLYVGRMHVSSEENKMEETVSRHFAEWGDIERIRVLNDRGVAFVTYVNEANAQFAKEAMAHQSLDHDEVLNVRWATEDPNPHAQRREKRRLEEQTAEAIKRLLPASYVAEIEGRHKDAKRLKEQEDKQANEARMLEQSAYSEQAEADAEAENDVDDIPAIEDAKPSGIISEDALRDLQQTLALPAPEPIAPKKISLLASAYDSDDDDD, via the coding sequence ATGGACTGTTTTGGACGAGACAAGTTTTCCGACTACCGTGATGATATGGGCGGTGTGGGCTCGTTTCTACGTCAGAACAGGACTTTATATGTGGGCAGGATGCATGTTTCGAGTGAAGAGAATAAAATGGAGGAGACTGTTTCAAGACATTTCGCTGAATGGGGCGATATCGAACGTATTAGAGTGCTGAATGATCGCGGTGTAGCGTTTGTGACGTATGTCAATGAAGCCAATGCTCAATTTGCAAAAGAGGCTATGGCACATCAGTCGTTAGACCACGACGAGGTTCTTAATGTGCGCTGGGCAACTGAAGATCCTAATCCGCATGctcaaagaagagaaaaacgTCGTCTCGAAGAACAGACCGCCGAGGCTATTAAGAGACTGTTGCCAGCCAGTTACGTAGCAGAGATCGAAGGCAGGCATAAAGACGCTAAAAGATTAAAAGAACAGGAAGACAAACAGGCAAACGAAGCCAGGATGTTAGAACAATCTGCATATTCAGAACAAGCTGAAGCTGACgctgaagctgaaaatGACGTGGACGATATACCCGCAATCGAAGACGCTAAACCGTCCGGGATCATTTCCGAGGATGCTCTACGGGACCTCCAGCAGACCCTGGCGCTGCCAGCCCCGGAACCGATTGCTCCTAAGAAAATATCTCTCCTGGCCAGTGCCTACGACTccgacgacgatgatgactaG
- the ALY2 gene encoding Aly2p (Alpha arrestin; controls nutrient-mediated intracellular sorting of permease Gap1p; interacts with AP-1 subunit Apl4p; phosphorylated by Npr1p and also by cyclin-CDK complex Pcl7p-Pho85p; promotes endocytosis of plasma membrane proteins; ALY2 has a paralog, ALY1, that arose from the whole genome duplication; GO_component: GO:0005737 - cytoplasm [Evidence IEA,IEA]; GO_component: GO:0005737 - cytoplasm [Evidence IDA] [PMID 11914276]; GO_component: GO:0005737 - cytoplasm [Evidence IDA] [PMID 14562095]; GO_component: GO:0005769 - early endosome [Evidence IDA] [PMID 20739461]; GO_component: GO:0005770 - late endosome [Evidence IDA] [PMID 20739461]; GO_function: GO:0030674 - protein binding, bridging [Evidence IPI] [PMID 20956561]; GO_function: GO:0031625 - ubiquitin protein ligase binding [Evidence IPI] [PMID 18976803]; GO_process: GO:2000397 - positive regulation of ubiquitin-dependent endocytosis [Evidence IMP] [PMID 20956561]; GO_process: GO:0032386 - regulation of intracellular transport [Evidence IMP] [PMID 20739461]; GO_process: GO:0070086 - ubiquitin-dependent endocytosis [Evidence ISA] [PMID 18976803]) yields MTEKHFTLRNPFAGPKQNLYNLLHIPNGSESSSNGSSATPSRAALNSGSDMSLSPGPSSGPVSAGRRGSNSAGSALMAVDTNSRTDMPGDVGGQETDTLGPLPSEQEVNASILNSQPPLRPTTTADSYLSTLSRVESNGFGPTNTNNLYSYCLGKPRNLISSHSGTVTLALSVQEPAVFLSCCPPGALSYRDLGIDTAGNTVDRHPSPDISIPSPSEPTSAAAKARSRVGLGPRNSNQPGQNESSNSGSTFPRISTTTTSTNPLAPSSSNNNGSSSSASTNTSANHTHGQSPPPERLSDQSPSTLRGSILLKLTKPTKLKQISLSFYGISKTVWSQTNKMTPLEEMHNQPGAEVQDLVFVNSHDWEFLPEGSSTQGSGDSDQSLTTITTDLYGADAVLLKSNTGGEDTVRVKDCSRSTISHNSATRTVADSNNEIPLFAPRLTPKRKHRHPATASHKEAVLFPAGEYVYNFTLAIDASTPETVHVPHGSIQYFLVPKVVRSGAFTLNLQEKQEVELIRSPPNNYDTSFNNPIVISRIWDSRLHYEIVIPQKYVTLGTSIPVAIKLTPLEKVMVHRVRIQVYETTQYKYSPEPHIECTEISLKVALYERKATTNGVVELTDSGTIQVGQKTPDDGMRKAIPAHMIEDDFYPSSSRSASAASRSSAPTGSNSNAASNGNSRTASAGLSSSSEENIVAGSHLDDNNSHRKLSGNLLNTGRGYDTDCEESTSTYFNCTIPLVSNKETWPAEKLPAQYANVPGTPIPNSSVQYLRPDSISSPYIRVRHRLVVSFRISKQDIDDEKRRHFEVKVDTPINLLSAKCIGGNVELPRYDNFSVDQYISPDGPLGNLPSFDDALAAITDDELYVRPPITQAPAVPSPPPEYSSLDFE; encoded by the coding sequence ATGACTGAGAAACATTTTACATTACGCAATCCATTTGCGGGGCCAAAGCAGAACTTGTATAATCTGCTTCATATTCCAAATGGATCAGAGTCCTCGTCTAATGGATCAAGTGCAACGCCGTCTAGAGCTGCTTTAAATTCAGGGTCTGATATGAGTCTGAGTCCTGGGCCGTCATCTGGTCCGGTATCAGCAGGACGACGTGGTTCAAATAGTGCTGGTTCAGCTCTTATGGCCGTGGATACCAACTCCAGAACTGATATGCCTGGTGACGTTGGTGGACAAGAAACTGATACACTTGGTCCATTACCATCTGAACAAGAGGTAAATGCTTCTATTTTGAACTCACAGCCTCCTTTAAGACCTACTACCACTGCTGATAGTTATTTATCAACCCTGTCACGCGTGGAATCAAATGGATTTGGTCCTACTAATACAAATAACCTGTACTCATACTGTTTGGGCAAACCCAGGAACCTCATTAGTTCTCATTCAGGAACAGTCACCCTGGCACTTTCAGTTCAGGAGCCAGCAGTGTTTTTGTCATGCTGTCCTCCAGGGGCTCTGTCGTATCGAGATTTGGGTATCGACACTGCTGGTAATACTGTAGATAGACATCCCAGTCCAGATATCAGTATCCCATCGCCAAGTGAACCAACCTCTGCAGCTGCCAAAGCTCGTTCAAGAGTTGGTCTTGGACCACGGAATTCGAACCAGCCTGGACAAAACGAGAGCTCAAATTCGGGCTCCACGTTCCCAAGAATTTCTACTACAACCACGTCTACAAACCCTTTAGCaccttcatcatcaaataataatggcTCTTCGTCATCTGCATCTACCAACACATCTGCCAACCATACTCACGGTCAATCGCCTCCTCCAGAACGACTGTCCGACCAATCACCATCTACACTGCGAGGATCTATTCTATTAAAACTCacaaaaccaaccaaacTCAAGCAGATCTCACTGTCATTTTATGGCATTTCTAAAACCGTATGGTCACAGACCAATAAAATGACTCCTTTAGAAGAAATGCATAATCAACCAGGAGCTGAAGTACAAGACCTGGTATTTGTCAATAGTCACGATTGGGAATTCCTCCCTGAAGGGTCCTCTACACAAGGGTCTGGTGATTCAGATCAATCACTGACCACTATTACAACCGATCTTTACGGAGCAGATGCTGTACTACTCAAATCCAACACTGGCGGTGAAGATACTGTTCGTGTTAAAGACTGCTCTAGAAGCACTATCAGTCACAATAGTGCTACTCGAACGGTAGCAGACTCTAACAACGAAATTCCATTATTTGCACCTCGACTAACACCAAAACGCAAACATCGACATCCAGCTACTGCTTCTCACAAAGAAGCAGTTTTATTCCCTGCTGGCGAATATGTATACAATTTTACACTTGCAATTGATGCCAGTACCCCCGAAACTGTGCATGTCCCACACGGATCTATTCAATATTTCCTCGTCCCCAAAGTTGTACGATCAGGGGCATTCACCCTCAATcttcaagaaaaacaagaagTCGAGCTCATCCGCAGTCCTCCCAATAATTATGACACTTCATTCAATAATCCCATTGTCATTTCCCGTATTTGGGATAGTAGACTTCACTACGAGATTGTCATTCCACAAAAATACGTGACTCTTGGCACGTCAATTCCAGTGGCTATAAAACTCACACCCCTTGAAAAAGTTATGGTTCACAGAGTACGAATCCAAGTATATGAGACAACTCAATACAAGTATTCACCTGAGCCCCATATAGAATGCACGGAAATCTCTCTCAAAGTAGCATTATATGAGAGAAAGGCTACTACTAACGGAGTTGTCGAGCTTACGGATTCTGGTACTATTCAAGTGGGCCAGAAAACACCTGATGATGGTATGCGAAAAGCCATTCCGGCACATATGATCGAAGATGACTTCTATCCTTCTAGCAGTAGATCcgcatcagcagcatctaGATCGAGTGCCCCTACAGGCTCCAACTCTAATGCTGCTTCAAATGGCAATTCTCGCACTGCCAGTGCTGGATTGAGTTCTAGTTCTGAAGAAAATATAGTAGCCGGATCTCATTTGGACGACAACAATTCCCATAGAAAGCTCTCTGGAAACCTCCTCAACACGGGACGAGGATACGACACTGACTGTGAGGAGTCGACATCGACCTATTTCAATTGTACAATCCCTCTTGTTTCAAATAAAGAGACATGGCCTGCCGAAAAGCTTCCTGCACAATATGCCAATGTCCCTGGCACACCCATTCCGAACAGTAGTGTCCAGTATCTTCGACCGGATTCCATCTCCAGTCCATACATCCGGGTTCGTCACCGGCTCGTTGTCTCATTCCGGATCTCAAAACAAGACATTGACGACGAGAAACGACGACACTTCGAGGTCAAAGTCGACACACCCATCAACCTCCTATCGGCCAAATGTATTGGCGGAAACGTCGAACTCCCACGTTATGACAACTTCTCCGTTGACCAATACATCTCGCCCGACGGACCACTTGGCAATCTACCATCCTTCGACGACGCTCTCGCAGCCATCACCGATGACGAGCTCTACGTCCGGCCACCCATCACCCAAGCCCCTGCCGTCCCATCGCCACCACCCGAGTACTCGTCACTGGACTTTGAATGA
- the saf1 gene encoding splicing associated factor, with the protein MKGDINPAQALRKKEKANQIKKAKAERASQRTERLGQRSTFSLERKIKELEEKKAAQGSLPSFEERKLESLRNDLADVERAKKKLGSEDSDQTSYRDNNRDHTNHNRERGSQTNYPGSKSIFWDPLLNPSGQPPKGYKYQPRPWFNPSEDDDSQQEPIDSDLLKIPFPPGPLPPIGVRPKSQTLHSTTSTATPSAAPAVQTTYESAPVLRDLVKESTLLVPSAVQKKRKLDPTPSTAYKVTLEDVEDE; encoded by the coding sequence ATGAAAGGCGATATCAACCCAGCGCAGGCGCTgaggaaaaaagaaaaagccaATCAGATCAAGAAAGCCAAGGCCGAGCGAGCGTCGCAGCGAACCGAGCGACTCGGCCAGCGAAGTACTTTCTCTcttgaaagaaaaatcaaagaactggaagagaagaaagcgGCACAGGGAAGTCTACCgtcttttgaagaaagaaaactgGAATCATTACGAAATGACTTGGCAGACGTTGAACgagcaaagaagaagcttggCTCAGAAGACTCAGATCAAACGTCTTACCGAGACAATAATCGAGACCACACCAATCACAATCGAGAACGAGGGTCCCAGACCAACTATCCTGGAAGCAAAAGCATATTCTGGGACCCCCTTCTCAATCCCTCAGGCCAACCACCCAAAGGCTACAAGTACCAGCCACGACCATGGTTCAACCCCtcagaagacgacgattcTCAGCAAGAACCCATCGACTCCGACCTACTGAAGATCCCCTTCCCACCAGGACCCCTCCCTCCAATTGGCGTCCGACCGAAGTCACAAACTCTccactccaccacctcaacTGCCACTCCATCAGCAGCCCCAGCTGTCCAAACAACCTACGAATCCGCACCTGTTCTCCGCGATCTCGTCAAAGAAAGCACTCTCCTAGTCCCCTCAGCGGTCCAGAAAAAACGCAAACTCGACCCCACCCCTTCTACCGCTTATAAAGTGACCCTCGAGGACGTGGAAGACGAGTGA
- a CDS encoding ribosome biogenesis protein Rix1 (predicted) → MSLSILLSSFPPGVEEHAVIQQTGLPILETIASKSPQIFLEADDTLVHKFNVKISGLLKSKSPVCRWFGAYLAKMSVDASPLILKSHGATWANILIHILELPEPPVTTQIAVQALSSIFANTVGKSELTREITTPRLPAYLKLLLNKLKDIVKGFTSGSSNASANQTTVLIPTLVKALTRVLRQQSTSFRPFSGGFHTCLVDLLNQSISSPASIPDELLQDICTAYVCLHMSATKGTEAEEWRSACIAVINEIHITADQLAIKYVREDNANSSSNNNYNRHPVLNLQPAGFNTSASASPESVSPLAYVKHFEVLFCLLTSFFTTPTKISVKMPLGAIEDLTDRLYSISRYTTKQPVLDKTLYSIFLSVMDKVHVLVTALNITLLPVVGNSVLEHFDMLLHHISALCDGADQTVQLVLLQFVSKLLVQVSVVPKSYTQTVSRLIHPISTSLVTDRTTSDPRFQQLSDFISNSKAFQNPVPSYVNNVVSEFFTAVLKTMPDLPLNIRAEIDRYFIFSSNQSGLNTSALYPGNLARYSVAPMAARLDSGLGLASSLIHPRLPPLAVSTQNLTKTASIDPSATNGIASQPENTHEDDLYHSHTSITTTTTEYQAQLSSHPSQTMEIDELPAPVEPTPASIARKELPPPLVTNRPSEPIVAPPTPASQPAPNQPVQQLVDDVVPLPAPTVAPTYAPDSDSDDDVEIPIIIDADSDSDEDM, encoded by the coding sequence ATGTCGCTGAGTATTCTGCTGTCGTCGTTCCCGCCGGGAGTCGAGGAGCATGCTGTGATCCAGCAGACGGGTCTGCCTATTTTGGAGACTATAGCGTCGAAATCGCCTCAGATTTTCCTCGAGGCCGATGATACGCTCGTTCATAAGTTCAATGTTAAGATTTCGGGTCTGTTGAAAAGCAAATCACCTGTTTGTAGATGGTTTGGTGCGTATCTGGCTAAGATGTCGGTGGACGCTTCACCTCTGATTCTCAAGTCACACGGTGCTACATGGGCCAATATTCTCATTCATATTCTGGAACTTCCAGAGCCTCCAGTCACTACCCAGATCGCGGTACAGGCTCTGTCGTCTATTTTTGCGAATACAGTGGGCAAATCAGAACTGACTCGTGAGATTACTACTCCTAGACTGCCTGCATACttgaaactgctgctgaataAACTCAAGGACATTGTCAAAGGATTCACTTCTGGCTCGTCAAATGCATCTGCTAATCAGACTACTGTCCTAATTCCAACACTAGTAAAGGCATTGACTCGCGTTCTTCGTCAACAGTCGACGTCGTTCCGTCCATTCTCAGGTGGATTTCATACATGTCTGGTAGACCTGCTCAACCAGTCTATCAGTAGTCCAGCCAGTATTCCGGATGAATTGTTACAGGATATTTGTACTGCGTATGTGTGTCTTCATATGTCGGCTACCAAAGGaactgaagctgaagaatGGCGGTCCGCTTGTATTGCCGTTATTAACGAGATTCATATCACTGCGGACCAGCTGGCTATCAAATATGTTCGTGAAGATAATGCCAATTCCAGCAGTAATAACAACTATAATCGTCATCCAGTACTTAATTTACAACCAGCTGGATTTAATACCAGTGCCAGTGCCTCGCCAGAATCAGTATCTCCTCTGGCATATGTCAAACACTTTGAAGTGCTCTTCTGTCTATTAACCTCTTTCTTCACTACACCTACTAAAATATCGGTCAAGATGCCTTTAGGAGCCATTGAAGACCTGACAGACCGTCTTTATTCTATTTCCCGCTACACAACAAAACAACCTGTTCTCGACAAAACTCTCTACTCCATTTTTCTGTCAGTAATGGACAAAGTGCATGTGTTAGTGACTGCTCTCAACATAACACTGCTGCCTGTTGTTGGCAACAGCGTGCTTGAACATTTTGACATGCTACTTCATCACATTTCAGCTCTGTGTGATGGAGCTGACCAGACAGTCCAGTTGGTTCTTCTCCAGTTTGTATCGAAACTGCTTGTACAAGTTTCAGTGGTCCCCAAGTCGTACACCCAGACCGTTTCACGACTAATACATCCTATCTCAACCAGTCTAGTTACAGACCGAACCACTTCTGACCCTCGATTCCAGCAGCTGTCTGACTTTATCTCCAACAGCAAAGCATTCCAGAACCCTGTTCCTTCATACGTCAACAACGTCGTCAGCGAGTTCTTCACTGCTGTTCTCAAAACAATGCCTGACCTACCATTAAACATCAGAGCGGAAATCGACCGTTACTTCATATTCTCGAGCAACCAGTCCGGTCTGAATACCAGTGCTCTGTACCCAGGAAACCTCGCTCGCTACAGCGTCGCACCCATGGCCGCCAGACTCGACAGCGGACTGGGTCTAGCATCGTCGCTAATCCACCCACGACTGCCACCCCTCGCTGTATCCACCCAAAACCTCACGAAAACTGCCTCTATCGACCCTTCAGCTACCAATGGCATCGCATCTCAACCAGAAAACACCCACGAAGACGACCTCTACCATTCACATACttccatcaccaccaccacaactGAATATCAAGCACAGCTGTCATCGCACCCCTCTCAAACCATGGAAATCGACGAACTCCCTGCACCTGTAGAACCGACTCCTGCTTCCATCGCTCGCAAAGAACTGCCACCTCCTCTCGTCACAAACCGACCGTCTGAACCCATTGTCGCACCCCCCACCCCAGCATCGCAACCGGCACCAAACCAGCCCGTTCAACAGCTGGTGGACGACGTGGTACCCCTACCAGCACCCACTGTCGCACCCACGTACGCCCCAGACTCGGACTCAGACGACGACGTCGAGATCCCCATCATCATCGACGCCGACAGCGACAGCGACGAGGACATGTAA